The following coding sequences lie in one Punica granatum isolate Tunisia-2019 unplaced genomic scaffold, ASM765513v2 Contig00021, whole genome shotgun sequence genomic window:
- the LOC116189812 gene encoding 25.3 kDa vesicle transport protein: MVKITMIARVTDGLPLAEGLDDGRDVNDAEFYKQQVKALFKNLSKGQNEPSRMSIETGPYIFHYIIEGRVCYLTMCDRAYPKKLAFQYLEDLKNEFERVNGAQIETAARPYAFIKFDTFIQKTKKLYQDTRTQRNIAKLNDELYEVHQIMTRNVQEVLGVGEKLDQVSEMSSRLTSESRIYADKARDLNRQALIRKWAPVAVVLGVVFLLFWVKSKLW; this comes from the exons ATGGTCAAGATTACTATGATTGCTCGTGTTACTGATGGTCTCCCACTGGCAGAAGGACTGGACGATGGCCGAGATGTGAATGATGCCGAGTTTTACAAGCAGCAAGTCAAAGCTTTGTTTAAGAATCTGTCCAAGGGACAAAATGAGCCTTCGAGAATGTCAATTGAAACCGGTCCTTACATTTTCCA TTACATCATCGAAGGACGGGTCTGTTACTTGACTATGTGTGATCGTGCTTATCCTAAGAAACTCGCATTCCAATACCTCGAGGATCTCAAGAATGAGTTCGAGCGTGTTAATGGAGCTCAAATTGAAACTGCAGCCAGACCTTATGCCTTTATTAAGTTTG ATACCTTTATACAAAAGACCAAGAAACTATATCAGGATACACGCACTCAGAGGAATATAGCAAAGCTGAATGATGAACTCTATGAGGTCCACCAGATCATGACCAGGAATGTGCAGGAGGTTCTTGGTGTTGGAGAGAAGTTGGATC AGGTTAGTGAAATGTCCAGTCGTTTAACGTCGGAATCGCGCATATATGCAGACAAAGCTAGGGATTTAAATCGGCAG GCACTGATTCGAAAATGGGCCCCGGTTGCTGTTGTGCTCGGAGTTGTGTTCCTCCTCTTTTGGGTCAAGTCAAAGTTATGGTGA